The sequence below is a genomic window from Streptomyces sp. NBC_00289.
ACGTGCAGCATCTGGGCGCCGGCGATCTGCGAGAGGCCGATGGTGGACACGTACCGGGTGTCCGGACCGAACGCCTTGTTCATCTCCTCGTACACGCGCTGCGGCTTGATCGGGATGTCGTCGAAGTGCGTACGGCGCTGGAGTGTGGCCTTCCTGTCCTGCGCGGCGGCCGCCCAGGCGGAGCGGTCGGGCAGCCGGCCGGCCGCCTTCGCCTCCCGTGCCACCTCGACGAAGAGCTCCAGCGCGGCCTTGGCGTCGGAGGCGATGCCGTAGTCCGGGGCGAAGATCCTGCCGATCTGGGTCGGCTCGATGTCGACGTGCACGAAGGTGCGACCGGCCGTGTAGACGTCCAGCCTGCCGGTGTGACGGTTGGCCCAGCGGTTGCCGATGCCGAGGACGAAGTCGGACTCCAGGAAGGTCGCGTTGCCGTAGCGGTGCGAGGTCTGCAGGCCGACCATGCCGGCGTTGAGCTCGTGGTCGTCGGGCAGGACGCCCCAGCCCATCAGGGTCGGAACGACCGGCGTGCCGGTCAACTCGGCGAACTCGACGAGCAGTTCGCAGGCATCGGCGCCGATGACCCCGCCGCCTGCCACGATCAGCGGGCGCTGGGAGGCGTTCAGCAGCCCGAGCGCCTTCTCGATCTGGGCACGGGTCGCGGCCGGCTTGAAGACCGGGAGCGGCTCGTAGGTCTCCGGGTCGAACTCGATCTCGGTCAGCTGGACGTCGATGGGCAGGTCGACGAGGACCGGGCCGGGCCGGCCGGAGCGCATCAGGTGGAAGGCCTTCTGGAAGACGCCGGGAACCTGGGCGGCCTCCAGCACCGTGACAGACCACTTGGTCACCGGCCCCGCGATCGAGGCGATGTCGACGGCCTGGAAGTCCTCCTTGTGGATCACCGCGGTCGGCGCCTGGCCCGTGATGCACAGGATCGGCACGGAGTCGCCGATCGCCGAGTAGAGCCCCGTGATCATGTCCGTGCCGGCGGGTCCCGAGGTGCCGACGCAGACGCCGATGTTGCCGGCGCGGGTGCGGGTGTAGCCCTCGGCCATGTGCGAGGCGCCCTCCACATGACGGGCGAGGGTGTGGTGGATGCCGCCGGAGTCCCTCAGCGCGGCGTAGAAGGGGTTGATCGCCGCGCCGGGGACACCGAACGCACCGGTGACGCCCTCGCGCTTGAGGATCTCAACTGCCGCGCGGGCAGCGGTCATACGAGCCATCGAGTACTCCTGCCTCGGCTGTCGGATTCGCACTCCCGTCGCGCCCCGCGGTGAGCTCTTCCGGTTCCCGCTTCCGCATTGTTTCCACATTACGGAAGTTACTTTCTACTATCTGGAAGCAATGTAGGTGGGCGGGCGCAGGGCGTCAAGGGGAGCGAAGGACGCCCAAGGAGGCCGAAGGACGGACAGGCGGGGGCCGGGTGGAGGACGATGGGGGCATGCCCGAGAGCGTGCCGGTGCGCTGCCCGGCCTGCCGGCGCGAGCAGGTCTACGCGCCACCGTCGTATCCCTGCGTGTGCGGCTCCCCCGTCGCCCCGCCGCTGGACCGGCGTGCCGTGCCGACCGCCGTCACCCACCGGGCCTGGGACGAGGAGTGGGTCTCCGTGCGCTGCGAGGCCTGCGGCCGCCGCGACCAATGGCCCCGGCCGGAACTGGGCTGCTCGTGCGGGACGGTCCTGCTCATCCCGGTGGCACGGGCCCACCCGGACACCGGGTACGGCGGCGGCCCGGACTCGGCCTACGGCGGCGGCCCGGACACCAGCTCCGACTCGGGAGACGGCCCGAGAACCGGCTCAGGCCTGGGCGGCGGCCCGGACACCGGCTCAGGCTCGGGCGGCGGCCCGAACACCGGATCGGGCGGCGGCCCGGACACCGGCTCACGCTCGGACGGCGACCCCAACACCGGCTCGGACGGCGGCACCACCGGATCGGGCGGCGGCCCGGACACCGGCTCGGACGGCGACCCGCCGAGGCCCGGCGCGCCGACGCCACCGTCACCGCTTCCGCCCCCGTCCTCGCCCCCGCCCTCGTCCGTCCGCCCGCCACCGCCCCCGCGCTCACGCCCGGCCTTCCAGCCCGTCACGATCCGCACCGCACGCGACGCGGTCACGGCCGCGGCCCTGTATCTGCGGTGGCTCGGCCACCGGGACGTCCGCCCCGCCGGCCGGCGCCCCCCGTCAGGTGTCGGGCTCGCCGCCGATGACCTGCTGGCCCGGGTGGAGCCGACGGTGCGTCCGGCCTCGCTCAGGGACGTGGAGTGCCTGTGGCTGACCGCCATGACGGAGTCCGCGGACTGCGTCTACTTCTCCCTCGCCGGATACACCACCGACGCCCGGGCCCGCGCCGACGGCCTCGGCGTCCCCCTCTTCGTGCTCGACCTCACGGGCGCACCCCGGCCCGTCAACGCCCCCGCCGCCGAACTCGACGCCACGGCCCCACGCGAGCCCGGAGGCGCCCAGGGGTCATAGGGCGGCCCGGGTGAGGGACGGCGTCGGCGGCCTCCCGGGGCCTACAGGCCGTATCCCTCGCGCAGTTCGACCTTGCGCACCTTCCCGGAGACCGTCATGGGGAAGGAGTCGAGGACCCGCAGTCCGGACGGGATCTTGTAGTGGGCCAACCGGCCCGCGCAGAACGCGCGCAGTTCCTCCAGCGTCGGCGGGTCGGCCGGATCGCGCGGGATGACGCAGGCGAGGACCTCCTCGCCGTAGCGCTCGTGCGGCACGCCGACCACCTGTACGTCCGCGATCTTGGGGTGGCCGTAGAGGAACTCCTCGATCTCGCGGGGGTAGATGTTCTCCCCGCCCCGGATGATCATGTCCTTGATACGGCCGACGATCTCGACGTAGCCGTCCTCGCGCATCACCGCCAGGTCGCCGGTGTGCATCCAGCGGCCCGCGTCGACGGCCTCGGCGGTCTTCTCCGGCTCGTTCCAGTAGCCGAGCATGACGCTGTAGCCGCGGGTGCACAACTCACCCGCCTCACCCCGGGGT
It includes:
- the gcl gene encoding glyoxylate carboligase, with translation MARMTAARAAVEILKREGVTGAFGVPGAAINPFYAALRDSGGIHHTLARHVEGASHMAEGYTRTRAGNIGVCVGTSGPAGTDMITGLYSAIGDSVPILCITGQAPTAVIHKEDFQAVDIASIAGPVTKWSVTVLEAAQVPGVFQKAFHLMRSGRPGPVLVDLPIDVQLTEIEFDPETYEPLPVFKPAATRAQIEKALGLLNASQRPLIVAGGGVIGADACELLVEFAELTGTPVVPTLMGWGVLPDDHELNAGMVGLQTSHRYGNATFLESDFVLGIGNRWANRHTGRLDVYTAGRTFVHVDIEPTQIGRIFAPDYGIASDAKAALELFVEVAREAKAAGRLPDRSAWAAAAQDRKATLQRRTHFDDIPIKPQRVYEEMNKAFGPDTRYVSTIGLSQIAGAQMLHVFRPRHWINCGQAGPLGWTIPAALGVAKADPEATVVALSGDYDFQFMIEELAVGAQHKIPYVHVLVNNAYLGLIRQAQRAFDIDFQVKLEFENINSPELGVYGVDHVKVAEGLGCKAIRVTDPNELGAALEQAKKLAAEHQVPVVVEAILERVTNISMSTTNDIGNVVEFEEIATEPGHAPTSIRTLKV